A window of Pseudophryne corroboree isolate aPseCor3 chromosome 12, aPseCor3.hap2, whole genome shotgun sequence contains these coding sequences:
- the LOC134979945 gene encoding paraneoplastic antigen Ma1 homolog, whose translation MEVITDKDVYRWCNDHGIDVRCSLSFVGNFVGFTDEEVITEAQKLWGVKVPILVDKWKGETGEIRAVLITTKDYLDASLIPANVLVGVAVSKRWQIMWPRDVSNSDRENPETSRLGEGVAVREENSQNRGDNPQPSMPKDPPNDSTGETIEPQVETVMDKVVSHFERWHYKGGYRRLRVFSGILPIPTGEEGYDAWREAAIQHSEEWCCPEHIKKQRIVESLRGPAMGIIHATRRSNSNATLKDYFNALDYSFGTLEDLGDILVRLNQTYQEPSETLTNFIYRIDKILYKLLDKGGIQSSEIDERRLKQLLRGALTTNPVAQRLRCSGPGAKPPTLSELIKDVKLEEVQIENREKSLKRVKVVVPSSVEPSSNVLSPNDR comes from the coding sequence ATGGAAGTTATAACTGATAAAGATGTATATCGCTGGTGTAATGATCATGGTATAGATGTACGATGCAGTTTAAGTTTTGTGGGAAATTTCGTAGGATTCACTGATGAGGAAGTGATTACTGAAGCACAGAAACTATGGGGTGTAAAAGTACCGATTCTAGTGGATAAATGGAAAGGAGAGACCGGGGAGATTCGGGCCGTATTGATCACTACCAAAGACTATTTAGATGCGTCCCTTATTCCTGCCAATGTATTAGTAGGAGTAGCAGTGAGTAAGAGATGGCAGATAATGTGGCCCCGAGATGTTAGCAATAGCGACCGGGAGAACCCTGAGACTAGCCGATTGGGGGAGGGGGTAGCAGTACGAGAAGAGAATTCTCAAAACAGGGGGGATAACCCTCAACCTTCTATGCCTAAAGACCCGCCTAACGATTCCACTGGTGAAACCATAGAGCCACAAGTTGAAACCGTTATGGATAAAGTGGTGAGCCATTTCGAACGATGGCACTACAAAGGAGGATACCGGAGACTGCGAGTATTTTCAGGGATACTACCAATACCCACCGGGGAAGAAGGATATGATGCTTGGCGGGAGGCCGCCATACAACATTCCGAAGAGTGGTGTTGTCCTGAACACATCAAAAAGCAGAGGATCGTAGAAAGTTTAAGAGGCCCTGCTATGGGAATCATCCATGCCACCCGCCGCAGTAATTCTAATGCCACCTTGAAGGATTACTTTAACGCGCTGGATTATTCTTTTGGAACCTTGGAGGACCTAGGGGATATTTTAGTACGCTTAAATCAGACGTATCAAGAACCCTCGGAAACTCTCACTAACTTCATCTACCGGATAGACAAGATTCTATACAAACTCCTCGATAAAGGAGGAATACAATCATCAGAAATTGATGAACGACGCCTCAAACAATTATTGAGAGGAGCCCTAACAACCAATCCGGTAGCTCAACGACTTAGGTGTAGTGGGCCCGGGGCCAAACCCCCAACTTTGAGTGAGTTGATTAAAGATGTAAAGTTGGAAGAAGTCCAAATAGAAAATAGGGAAAAAAGCCTAAAAAGAGTGAAAGTCGTAGTACCCTCATCAGTGGAACCCTCCTCTAATGTTCTCTCTCCCAATGATAGATAA